Proteins from one Bombus affinis isolate iyBomAffi1 chromosome 1, iyBomAffi1.2, whole genome shotgun sequence genomic window:
- the LOC126922068 gene encoding disco-interacting protein 2 homolog A isoform X10, whose product MYGWRIGDLGADGLVMAEFNIDIGKLPEDVREKLAELDLELSEGDITQKGYEKKRTRLLQQYASKQLGAGKDGGGVGVLGIAGVERTGYGSGGGGGGVGIGVGGSVGVGVGVGVGGRPQPRARRTQRRVTHNEKRYHSEVRQEAVQQALAAMQGRPKPSLPMPSKRTSVMARSPDRERRDSGESSSDEDSVVTEESPGAGGPTGTGLSDTSSTGSARDTPPPPRPPARRPPCADITDIAEYTPHAYCNIQPPDVTHTSNTPAAQQSTRRPGADRVNRYHVVEDQNNTGTTGRWKVSAKIQQLLNTLKRPKRRPLPEFYEDDDIELEIAANPKDPNAPKPEGGSMTSAVGEPLSVAAGLPRSLEAAIQRYGSASYKAPVATVLDPNGKLCVTLTYGKLLSRSHKIAYTLLNKALSRGGDCCLKPGDRIALVYPNNDPISFMCAFYGCLQAGIVPVPIEVPLTRRDAGSQQIGFLLGSCGIQVALTSEACLKGLPKTAAGEVVAFKGWPKLHWFVTEHLGKTPKDWLPPPRLTDDTPAYIEYTTDKDGSVMGVTVTRSAMLAHCRALTQACGYTEGENAVCVLDFKREVGLWHSTLTSVLNGMHVIFIPYALMKVNPASWMQMITKHRASVAVVKSRDLHWGLLATKDHKDISLSSLRLLLVADGANPWSLSSCDQFLSVFQSKGLRPDAVCPCASSSEALTVSVRRPGRAGVNATGRGVLSMSGLSYGVVRVDQENSLTSLTLQDCGQVMPGSIVVVIKMEGQPFICKTDEVGEICVHSSATGNQYWGLQGLTNNTFKVSPLQADGSPLGDVEYTRSGLLGFLGPGGLVFVCGSRDGLMTVTGRKHNADDIIATVLAVEPMKFIYRGRIAVFSVRVLRDERICVVAEQRPDCSEEESFQWMSRVLQAVDSIHAVGIYCLALVPPNYLPKTPLGGIHLSETKRRFLEGTLHPANVLLCPHTCVTNLPKPREVHSDVGPASVMVGNIVQGNRLASAQGRDMGVLDEDSDNAKKYQFISEILRWRAVSTSDHVIFTSLNAKGAVATSLSCSQLHKKAERIGNLLLDRGRINTGDHVALIFPPGTDLICAFYGCLYVGAVPVTIRPPHPQNLQTTLPTVRMIVDVSKSVLVLTNQNILKLLKTKEANNVVDIKSWPTILDMDDMPKKKLPVMYRAPTAEMLAYLDFSVSTTGMLAGIKMSHAAVTSLCRAMKLACELYPSRHIALCLDPYSGLGFALWCLSSIYSGHHSILIPPSEVEANPALWLSAVSQSRVRDTFCSYGVMELCTKGLGSSVHALKARGVSLACVRTCVVVAEERPRIALTTSFSKLFSALGLSPRAVSTSFGCRVNTAICLQGASSPEPSTVYVDLRALRNDRVSLVERGSPHSLCLMESGKLLPGVKVIIANPETKGQCGDSHLGEIWVQSAHNASGYFTIYGDESDYADHFNARLVTGNTNEVYARTGYLGFLRRTESVQQSVISDIPGDTSTEADLVPGDSELHDAVFVVGALDEAILLRGMRYHPIDIENSVMRCHKKIAECAVFTWTNLLVVVVELDGSESEALDLVALVTSAVLEEHHLVVGVVVVVDPGVVPINSRGEKQRMHLRDGFLADQLDPIYVAYNM is encoded by the exons GGGACATTACACAAAAGGGATACGAAAAGAAACGGACGCGTCTACTGCAGCAGTATGCGTCGAAGCAGTTGG GGGCTGGAAAGGATGGAGGAGGTGTCGGCGTCCTCGGTATCGCAGGGGTCGAGAGAACGGGTTATGGAAgcggcggtggtggtggtggtgttgGTATTGGTGTCGGTGGGAGcgtcggcgtcggcgtcggcgtcggcgtcggTGGCCGACCACAGCCACGTGCACGCCGCACGCAACGCCGTGTCACGCACAACGAGAAGCGCTATCATTCAG AGGTGCGCCAGGAGGCGGTGCAACAAGCTTTGGCAGCGATGCAGGGTCGTCCGAAGCCGTCGTTGCCGATGCCATCGAAAAGAACGTCCGTGATGGCTAGGAGTCCCGACCGAGAGCGTCGCGACAGCGGGGAGTCCAGTAGCGACGAGGACAGCGTCGTCACCGAGGAGAGTCCTGGTGCTGGTGGTCCAACGG GCACAGGACTGTCGGATACCAGCAGCACCGGTTCGGCGCGAGACACGCCTCCCCCTCCGAGACCACCGGCTAGGAGACCTCCTTGCGCGGATATCACAGATATCGCGGAATACACGCCTCACGCGTACTGCAACATCCAGCCGCCGGACGTGACGCACACCAGCAACACTCCGGCTGCACAGCAGTCGACCAGGCGACCTGGCGCTGATAGAGTAAATCGTTACCATGTTGTCGAGGATCAGAACAACACCGGCACTACCGGCCGCTGGAAAGTATCCGCTAAGATTCAACAGTTGTTGAATACTTTGAAACGACCGAAACGACGACCGTTGCCTGAATTCTACGAGGACGATGATATCGAGCTGGAAATCGCGGCCAATCCCAAAGATCCGAACGCTCCGAAACCGGAAGGCGGCTCTATGACCTCCGCCGTTGGCGAACCACTGTCGGTCGCCGCGGGATTGCCCAGGTCGCTCGAGGCCGCCATACAAAG GTATGGCTCGGCATCGTATAAGGCGCCAGTTGCAACAGTTCTCGATCCAAACGGCAAGCTTTGCGTAACGCTCACGTATGGAAAGCTTCTGAGTCGTTCTCATAAAATAGCCTACACGCTGTTGAACAAGGCTCTAAGTCGCGGCGGGGATTGTTGTTTGAAACCTGGCGATCGGATCGCCCTGGTTTACCCAAACAACGATCCCATTAGCTTCATGTGCGCATTTTACGGTTGTCTTCAGGCCGGCATTGTGCCTGTACCGATCGAAGTTCCTTTGACGCGCCGAGACGCAGGCTCTCAGCAAATCGGGTTTCTTTTGGGCAGCTGTGGAATTCAG GTGGCATTAACCAGCGAAGCTTGTCTGAAAGGTCTGCCAAAAACGGCGGCTGGCGAGGTAGTGGCATTCAAAGGTTGGCCAAAGCTTCACTGGTTCGTTACGGAACATCTGGGCAAAACGCCGAAAGATTGGCTGCCACCGCCGCGATTAACCGACGACACTCCGGCGTACATCGAGTACACCACGGACAAGGACGGGTCGGTGATGGGAGTGACGGTGACGAGATCGGCGATGCTGGCACATTGTCGAGCTCTGACGCAAGCCTGCGGCTACACGGAGGGAGAGAACGCCGTCTGCGTTTTAGACTTCAAACGAGAGGTTGGCCTGTGGCACAGCACCCTCACCAGCGTTCTAAACGGGATGCACGTGATCTTTATTCCGTACGCTCTGATGAAAGTAAATCCCGCGAGCTGGATGCAAATGATCACCAAGCATCGTGCCAGCGTGGCTGTGGTGAAATCGCGAGACCTGCACTGGGGTCTTCTTGCCACGAAAGATCACAAGGACATTTCCTTGTCGTCACTGAGATTGTTGTTGGTCGCGGACGGTGCCAATCCCTGGTCACTTTCTTCCTGCGACCAATTCCTTTCGGTATTTCAATCTAAAGGCCTGCGGCCTGATGCCGTGTGTCCGTGCGCGTCCTCCAGCGAAGCTCTCACCGTATCGGTGAGAAGACCAGGCCGTGCTGGAGTAAACGCCACTGGACGAGGCGTGCTCTCTATGTCTGGTCTGAGTTACGGCGTTGTCAGAGTCGATCAAGAGAATTCTCTCACTTCCTTGACTCTTCAAGATTGCGGCCAAGTGATGCCCGGAA GTATCGTTGTTGTGATCAAGATGGAAGGACAACCGTTCATCTGTAAAACCGACGAAGTAGGCGAGATCTGCGTGCATAGTTCGGCAACTGGAAACCAATATTGGGGACTACAGGGACTGACGAATAATACGTTTAAAGTCTCCCCGCTTCAAGCCGATGGAAGTCCGCTGGGTGACGTAGAATACACCCGTTCTGGTCTATTGGGTTTTCTGGGTCCTGGTGGTCTTGTGTTCGTTTGCGGTTCGCGCGATGGTCTTATGACGGTCACGGGAAGGAAACATAACGCCGACGATATCATTGCTACTGTGTTAGCCGTTGAACCCATGAAGTTCATTTATCGTGGAAGAATAGCCGTTTTCAGCGTACGCGTGCTCAGGGACGAGCGAATATGCGTCGTTGCAGAACAAAGACCCGACTGCAGCGAAGAGGAA AGTTTCCAATGGATGTCCCGAGTGCTTCAAGCGGTAGATTCCATTCACGCTGTTGGAATATATTGTCTGGCGTTGGTTCCGCCAAATTACCTTCCGAAAACACCGCTGGGCGGTATTCATTTGTCGGAAACGAAACGACGTTTCCTAGAGGGTACTCTGCACCCGGCTAATGTTCTTCTTTGTCCGCACACTTGTGTTACCAATCTACCCAAACCACGCGAAGTCCATTCAG ACGTTGGTCCGGCCAGTGTCATGGTGGGCAACATTGTTCAGGGTAATAGACTAGCTTCGGCTCAAGGACGAGACATGGGTGTCCTAGACGAGGATAGTGATAATGCTAAAAAG TATCAATTTATTTCGGAAATACTTCGATGGCGTGCTGTCAGTACCTCTGACCATGTTATTTTCACGTCGCTGAATGCAAAAGGAGCCGTAGCAACTTCCTTGTCATGCTCTCAGTTGCACAAGAAAGCCGAGCGGATCGGCAATTTGTTGTTAGATCGTGGACGGATCAATACCGGAGATCACGTGGCATTAATATTTCCTCCTGGTACTGACTTGATATGCGCGTTTTATGGTTGCCTGTATGTTGGCGCCGTGCCAGTTACGATTAGGCCACCTCACCCGCAAAACCTCCAAACCACTTTACCAACCGTTCGCATGATCGTGGACGTCAGTAAGTCTGTGCTCGTGCTCACGAATCAAAATATCCTGAAACTGTTGAAAACAAAG GAAGCGAATAATGTTGTCGACATTAAGAGTTGGCCGACGATTCTCGATATGGACGACATGCCAAAGAAGAAGCTACCTGTTATGTACCGAGCGCCCACAGCGGAGATGCTGGCTTATTTGGACTTCAGCGTCTCGACAACAGGGATGCTTGCAGGAATTAAAATGTCCCACGCAGCGGTGACGTCTCTTTGTCGTGCCATGAAACTTGCCTGCGAATTGTATCCATCTAGACACATCGCTCTATGCTTGGATCCCTACTCTGGTTTAGGATTCGCTCTTTGGTGTTTGAGCAGTATATACAGCGGTCATCATTCCATACTCATACCACCGTCGGAG GTGGAAGCCAATCCGGCATTGTGGCTATCGGCAGTTAGTCAATCCAGAGTAAGAGATACGTTCTGTTCTTACGGTGTGATGGAATTGTGCACGAAAGGTCTCGGTTCTTCTGTTCATGCTCTAAAAGCGAGAGGCGTTAGTTTGGCCTGTGTTAGAACGTGCGTCGTTGTCGCTGAAGAAAGACCGCGAATCGCACTTACTACGAGCTTCAGTAAACTCTTCTCCGCTTTGGGTCTGAGTCCCCGTGCCGTCTCGACCTCGTTCGGATGTAGAGTAAACACCGCTATTTGCTTACAG GGTGCATCGAGCCCAGAACCTTCTACGGTATACGTTGATCTCCGCGCATTGCGCAACGACCGAGTATCTCTGGTTGAAAGAGGTAGTCCGCACTCTTTGTGCCTGATGGAATCAGGCAAATTATTACCAGGAGTGAAAGTAATCATTGCCAATCCAGAAACGAAAGGACAATGCGGAGATTCTCATTTAGGCGAAATTTGGGTGCAGTCTGCTCACAATGCCAGCGGCTATTTCACGATATACGGCGACGAGAGCGATTACGCGGATCATTTTAACGCTCGCCTCGTAACAGGAAACACGAATGAAGTTTACGCCAGAACTGGTTATCTTGGTTTCCTAAGACGTACCGAAAGCGTTCAACAGTCGGTTATCAGTGACATTCCCGGTGACACATCTACCGAGGCGGATCTGGTTCCTGGTGATTCTGAGTTGCACGATGCTGTGTTCGTGGTTGGCGCCCTCGACGAAGCCATTTTACTTAGAGGAATGCGATATCACCCGATCGATATCGAAAACAGCGTAATGAGGTGTCATAAGAAAATAGCAGAATG TGCCGTATTCACATGGACCAACCTCCTAGTAGTAGTGGTGGAACTCGACGGAAGTGAAAGCGAAGCTTTAGATCTCGTGGCATTAGTTACCAGCGCTGTACTAGAAGAACATCATCTGGTAGTCGGTGTGGTAGTCGTAGTAGATCCCGGAGTAGTTCCAATAAATTCGCGTGGCGAGAAGCAACGAATGCACTTGCGTGATGGTTTCCTAGCGGACCAGCTCGATCCGATTTACGTAGCGTATAACATGTGA